TTTGGCTAATATGTGGAAtgaaaaacactcaaacagCCTTTTTATGCACCTTTAAATCTtttgatttgtcatttaaacTGAATTAATATCCATCAGATACTAGAGCGGTTAAACATAAAGTCTTTATGCTTTTAAAAGATGAATTCAAACTATCTTTGCGCGCACAAGACataacatttccaaatacagcttctgctgctgttattattgttaatgGTGCACAGTGACAGCGTTTTAATCACCACTTTAATGAGCAGCGCCTCTTTAGCACCACAAGTCGTTTCCCTGCAGATCCACTCCGCTTTATTTATAGAGCCTGTTGTGTTGATCGTTACTGACTCCAGGGCCCGTCTTATTCACCTTTTTAATGCTCAGTTTGTGGAAACAAGTTTCTTCATTGATAATAAAAAGATAAGTAGCAACCCAAAGATGTgcagtttgattttatttcagtggATTTAATGTCTTCAATGAATCAGTCCAGGCTCCATATTGAAATGACCACTGTCATGACAattagaagaagaaagaaaaagaaaacggAGCAAGAAGAGAGTTTACACTAAAGGCCAGGTCCCAGTTAAACTTGGGTGACCTTTGACATGGGTCTTCACAGCTGACCTTTAAATGATGGAGAGCCAGAGAGTCTAAAATAAAGATAGCTAACTTTGGCTTTGCACGACCTTACTGGACCGAAAGTCGTATTTCAATGTCAAAAATCCTATTCGTTTTTCACCGTTGAAATTTCTGAAAGCCTGTAATAgccaatcagtgtgtgtgtgtgtgtgtgtgtgtgtgtgtgtgtgtgtgtgtgtgtgtgtgtgtgtgtgtgtgtgtgtgtgtgtgtgtgtgtgtgtgtgtgtgtgtgtgtgtgtgtgtgtgtgtgtgtgtgtgtgtgtggccacgccCCCTCCCAGTGACGCCACACACTCTCCTCCACTATAGTGCCTCAGTCCTCCGGCAGACCGGAGCAGAGACGGACGTTGAGTGGCGTGTGTGCGCGTCTATCACCGCTGAAAACTTCCAGAACTGTGGAGTAATAATCTTATTCGTACCTTTTTAATAACTCATGGTATTTGTTTTGGTCGTTAAGGCAAATGAAAGGAGAAGAAGTCTCTCCATCAGCTGTTTCCCTCACCTTCTCACTTACCTACTCTGCGCGTCCGGGCTTCCAGCCAGCAGGAGGTCAGTTCACATTTCGCACTCATTTAAATTTAATTACTTCTAATTATCTTTTAACACCAAAGATGTGCTCTTTTTGTAGCTAATTTAGCAGAAAAGAGTCTGGAGAGTAATTCGGCTTCACTCAAAGTAAAATATTCTATTGTATTATGTTGATATGGTCTGTTTCTGGTAGTGTTTCCATGGTGTTTTCATGCGTCTTTATAGTTacattaaatgcatattatGGCCATATTGATATTACAGTGTTCTAATGGATTATTCCGAGTTGATTGTGCCatgtttgatcattttaatgtcttatgatgctgtatttattctttaaacactatttatatatttaaattcaaagctTTTCTGCACATTTGTTCCATTCTTTACTTATTTTACGAATCAATGTATCTACCAATACCTTATATCTGCTAATAATTATAGAATATCCACATGGCATAGAGAAACACCCACTGTTTTTTAGTGGAAATCTCATTAGCAGATGGAGGTAAAGTGAATTATAAGTTTGATAATTAGCACTACACGTCGTCAAGTGTGTGCACGCGGTGAGGTGCACGTGCACGCCCCCTCAGCCCTGCCAGTAAGGTCATCAGATAATCTGAaaatcctcctctctctttctatcagcagcacacacactgctgccgCCTGCAACTCTGCTTAATTAGATATTAGATGCAGAgtgattttctctctctctgtgtgtgtgtatgtgtgtgtgtgtgtgtgtgtgtgtgtgtgtgtgtgtgtgtgtgtgtgtgtgtgtgtgtgtgtgtgtgtgtgtgtgtgtgtgtgtgtgtgtgtgtgtgtgtgtgtgtgtgtgtgtgtgtgtgtgtgtgtttcctggcGTTTCAGGTATGGCAAATTCTTCCTGTCCTTcctcatttcatttttcctcTTCCCCTTGTTTATATCCTCTTATTGACTTTCaagcctctctttctctcattcctGTCCTCccatttcttcttctccctTAAGGTTTCTCCtacttccctcctcttcctctttcctcccctGTTCAATTACTTTCCTCTCttgctcctcttcatcatctttttcttgtgccttcttcctcctcacctcAACACCtccactttcttcttcttcttcttcttcttcttcttcttcttcttcttcttcttcttcttcttcttcttcttcttcttcttcttttctcctttactcttcttcttctctccctgtTTGAATATATGTCCTCAAAAATCTTCCTcagctgcctcctcttcctctcttgttcGATTTTGCTCTTTGGCTGCTGtcgagtgtgtgtttttttgcttaCACAGTTGATGAAATGactctgtttgttttaatatttcactCTGGACAACATTTGCAAAGActccctcttcctttcctctcttcatcacttcctcttcctcactatTTGTCCTTTTCCTCTgttaacaaacacatgcacacaaactgaTTTAAAATTGACACTAAACACcttcacaccacacacacacacacacacactcacacacacacacacacacacacacacacacacacacacacacactctgttgtcTTTCCCCCCCTCGACGCTAAGCCTGAAAACTAGCATGTCATCGTTTTCCTGCTCCGCTCGAAGGTGTGCTCCATTTTGTAATTAATGCCCTctcagcacaacacacacacacacacacacacacacacacacacacacacacacacacacacacacacacacacacacacacacacacacacatacatacacactatATGTTAACTctctgcacatgtttttttttagtataGCAACAAACAACATCATTTCAAGTATTCTTTACTCTGTGTGTTGATTTAAaactcataaataaatatatcctCTTGATAATAGTTACTAAGTAAGGTATTAAATGTGAAATCTAATGCTATAAAACTTAAAACAATTGCTAAAAGGGAGATAATTATACCCCAAAACTTCTGCAAGGTTGAGAAAGAACTGTAAGACTGGAATGTAAATTAAAAGTAGTAGCTACCTGATGTAACATGTCTTCTCTATCTAATATCTTTGTGAAATGATGTAAAACTGCGTCACATTAGGGCGTAATGATTGAACAACACGAGTTCTCCTCACTTCATTAATCCACATTATTACACCATCAgttaaaaacagttttcatgcaATTATAAATCTGAAATctagatgtttttttaaattaattacatttccaaGCACAATTTATCAACTCAATGCTCCCCCCCCCCGGCTGGAAGTAGACTTTGGAGGTAAATTATAGATCTAAAAACTCATTTTCTGCCATAAAGCTGACTTTTTCCAGTGCTTCCTGCAGCTTTAGAGGTGGAAGCAGCACTAAAACTCGGCACTTAGCGGCCTCAGTTACCTGGAAATCCATCCTGAGGAGAGCGCAGAGATTGTAATATTTTACGGGTGAATTTCCCCGGTGATGAACGGTGCCACTCTAATGTAGTTGACCACATGCCAAGCGGAGGATTTTTATATTTCGGTTGCTCTGCAGGGTAAAAAATTAAACCTGATAATGTCACaaagctgcagcaggaagtgtggAAAAAATAAGCCTGGAGGAAAATTATGGAACTTTTAGGTGCAACCAAATAATCACTTTTTACACAAATGCATGAAATTAAACTCCTCAAAAGTCTAACTATTTAATGCTGCTAAATTGTACTTGTTAGGGAGGAAAAAACTCACCATTATTGTTTCATATTtccacataaatacataaaagctTGATGAATCAGTATTTTCAGGATGTAAAGGTGCATGAGAGATAAGTGCTCACAGAGACGACCATTACTCTCTGAAGCAATATAAGTGTCAAACAgtcaaaatacaaaactaaatgCATATTCAGAATGGTTTAAGGATGCACATTTGAAAGCTGCATGATCACATTAAGTTCTTTAACCTGCAAAGATTTCCCACTCTTGAAGAAACCCAGTTGATTTTGCAGTGAGTTGACACGTGTCCCTATTATTCCTGCAAAAAAACCCATCTTAGCATCGAAACACTTTCAGAAACAGGCTGGTTTGGCACAAAATATCCTTAAACAATGACAATTAAGGTAATCTTCATTTATCTTTGATTAGATTTCTCTCATTCATTTAACTCTAATTCACATTCATGCAGAAATCCCTCCTCAGGCAACATCTGCGGTGGCCGTAGAGGACAATCTGTTGCAGGAATTTATCAAACTTCCAAGGACATCATTTCCCTAAACCCCTTTTTCCATCCATTTGTTCTACTGGTTCACTGCCACTGCATTGGAGGTGTGAACACTGACcaaatgcatgctgggagctgGGCTGCATTGCCTCAGGCCACAACAGGGCAGTCGTTTAGGTATACCTGACTCAAAGTAGaccaaatgtttttgtgtccCTGAGGAAAGGACAGAATCAAACCCTGCTCACAGTTTCCTGCAGGATAAATAAAAGAGCTGACCTTTAATGGACTTtgaagtgttgttgttgtgcgtttAAGgtactttattttgtcttgaGGGGACAAACTGTagcaagaaagagagaaactaACTTATGAATAATCAGGAGACATATGTAAGGAAAACCAGCGATAATCACACTGACTACGGagtattttggtttgtttgatcGAGATTTAACAGACATTGAGCCCTGTAGCTTCCTCTCTTTGATCTGGGATTAGTTTTTGTTTGAACACTTATTCAACAGCCGATAAAGCCTGGATATTAAACACTGTTGGTTAGGTTTGACATGATTTTGTTGTGCCGCTCTGTGTCTCATTCTCCCTCCTGTAATCTGCTCAtttcaaacagctgtgatgGCAAAGTGATAAACTCTCCACGAGCATACGGATGCTGGAAATGGTTATTATAGCGAAATTCATCCAGGGATTAGACCCAGCCGGCATGCGGCTAATTAAACTTTCTACTCCCCGCTTCGCCTCTCCGTCAGCCTGACTGAAATGAGTTTATAATGCAGAGTATTTCACAAACTCGTGGGGGACGGGGGACGCATATTTCCAGTCAATAGGCTCACCCAGAAGCCCTGCAGCAGTTTCCTTAAATCTCCTGGGAGCATCTTTCTTTCCTCCTGTAATAGAAATGTCTCTTCCAACATAAAGTAAAGCAGGTTCATTTCCCCCAATGCTGAATAAACTGTGTGTTGTTATTCTGTATTCATGCAGGGTATCGCAGTCCTGTTTGTGCAAATAACCCATTATTTTATCTGAACTGGCTCCCCATTGACAAGCTACAGCTTTAAAATGCCCTTACATGTTTGTGTTGGTAATGGAAacataatattttataaaaaataaaaggtgaaaAGTGTCTTCCTGCATACTGAGTACTTTACTTCAGCCAAAAGCATCCAGtaatagggccactttaagTAGCATTTTAGATTCAGGACTTTAATTTTAATGGAGTGCGTATTTCTACTTTTCCACCTCTGGTGTTTTTATAGCTTGTGTCGTTTCTTCTCTTCAAATCCTGGAAATGAGTTTTTGAAGAACCCAGTTTGCTTTGAACTGAACCTCCTGCTGTTTCCAGCTTCCagttcctcctcttttctcctttcaCCTCCTGCTGCATGCAGTGGGGATGGCCTCCATGTTCTATCAAAGCCGGTGACGCTGTCTTTGTCTGTCAGCGGCTCCTTATTGATCGCAGCTGCCCGCTGAGTGTTCATTTGAAACTAAAGGGGGCTTTTTTTATCGACGGGCGGGCGACACGCTCCCTGACGAGcaagaaaatgaaatgtcacCTCAGAGGAGTTTGACTGGATTTCAACACAAGCTCAAACAGATGCAGCCATTAAACAAAGCACTTCCCAGAGAGCACCTCTGCTCTGAAACCACTCCACTTTTTCactgttttgtcattttgaggTATGAGAGATAAGAAAGTCTGAGTTTTCCATGTTTAAAATGGTCAAATATCGTCTAAATTTGCTTTTCATGGACATAGTTTTGAAAAATCAGGTAGATTTTCTGGAGAAAGCAGATTACTAGGGCCCCTTATTAGAAAAACAAGCAATTTCTAATAATAtccctcctctgctgtgtgttgttCTCAGGTTTGTCTGAAAACAGGAGCTGCTATAACAAAGTGTAGTGCTGTATTTTGTTAAAGCAAACACCTGCAGCTGAATTAAAAAACCTCAGCGTTTAATGTGGGCAGAAATTCCTCCCTAATGAAGATAATGAGTGAAAGGGACGTGGCAGCTCCTGCAGTCTGTGTTGCTTTAATCAGATTAAAATGGCATCATTAGTGTGGCAATGCAAATGTTCTCGGTGTCGCCGCTCACCACGTCCTGCAGGAATAATAAAAGTCTGTGGTGACTGAGGGAACGGCGTTTTGCTACAAAACAATATCTGGATCTCCCTCTAATCAGATTACTCTCCTCTGCTGACTCTGTGTTTTCATACACAAATTGAATCACAACTCAATTCAGACAAGCAAATTGGTAACTTGCTCAACACAATCAGAGATCTAAATGGtgaaaacacagagcagcagagtgaaAACAGCCGGAGGGAGAGATGTTTGCTGCTTTAATCCCCTGTTGGACAATATTGCAGctctcccctttttttttgtattgtctcccttttttttgacaagaaaagaaatgtggttttttttttgttttgaccttTGTGTGGAAAAACTTTATTCTGCAAATTCCTGTCCTGGTGCTTTTTTAGAAAAACAGACCCGATTGCATTTTGCTAAACATCAGTTTTACAGAATAAGTGATGCAATGTTTCAGTTTACTGTCCAGGTAGAATTACATAGCCCAAAACTGTCTAAATCATCGCACACACAACTTTCAGCAGCATTTCTTACCCCTaatcaaatattcaaaatacaattttaaatgcAACTTTGTTAAATCAGAGTATGAAGGATAAGTATTACATATTCCCTGTATGGCATATAGGGAATGATACTGGCTCCACCATAATAGTGATACTATCTTCAGCTGTTCACTTAAAGAAATATTGTTTCCTGAGATGCTTTTGCCTCGTTCTGCACATTATGTTTCTGACCATCATTTTCAAATCACTCAGAAATGCAATcttgttttgtgtcatatatttatttattctccaGTGCACTGCTCCTCAAtcacatctctctctttctccttctccgaGCTGAACCGCTCATGCTCTTTGCATcgatttagaaaaaaagctgCAAGTCATTTCTTTCCCCCTGAACATCCTTCATAAATGCAGTGATATTTGTCAAGCTTATTCCCTGCAGCTGCAACTCTGACCTTTGCAACTCTGATCTAGAAAATCAAAAGTCCTACCTGCGTCGTTGCCCTTAATTTCATTCAATTTGTGCATTGCATTAAATCGATCGATCCCATTTGgaaatgctttgtttgtttcccATCCAGATGAAAAGCTGCCAATGAGTGAGCTCTGTGCTAAGTAGCGGCCATGGCTGCCCATCGCATCATCAGAGTGACCAACAACAATCATGTCCTGCCTCGCTGCAAGTCCGAGGGGACGCTCATCGACATTAGCGAAGGGGTCACTGGGGCCAGTCTCAATGACGTTAAAGGTCTGTTTTTACTGTATTCACACCACTTTTATGTCTATTATGTACAGTATCTTGCCAGGTACAATACTCTACTCAGTCATATGTGGAAATGAAATCCTATTATTCCCTCTCTGGCTCTTTCATTTCACTGGTTGCTCTGCATTAAAGCTTTGTTTACATGCTCCATATACGCTAATGATGTCAACTAAAAATAGGAGAATTGTGCAGTAAATTATGCAGTTCATTTGCTCATATGTTTGCTTAGTGATCTGGAAAATGTGTCCTTGCTTTCAGAATGATTAAAGGTTTTGTTCTTTGGAACCATTTTGACTgacctcctttttttttttataacagaTTTACTTCTTCCTGATCCATTTGGAGATAACCCATTGTTAGACCCCTGTCTGATCTGTAGTACCCTCACCTCATCATTTCAACTGGCCCATTAGATTGTCTGATTATGAGCAGTGCAGTGTTTTGAGTAATCAGCCATTGATTGTCCCACTTTGCAATCAAGTTAAAAGACCGTCAGTTATTTTTATAGATAATGTCTAATATCGTTTTGTCCTTTTCAGTGCCTTCTCCCAGTGCCTTAAGGCTGGACACTTCCTCCTCCTATGGAGCTGCGCAGGAAGTGGTCGCCATAAAGGATTATTGCCCCAGCAGCTTCACTACACTGAAGTTCTCCAAAGGTGATCGCCTCTATGTGTTGGACACGTCAGGAGGGGAGTGGTGGTACGCACACAACAACACGGAGATGGGCTACATCCCTGCTGCCTACGTGCAGCCGCTCAACTTCAGGAACTCTTCGCTCAGCGACAGCGGGATGATTGACAGTCTTGGGGAAGGGTACGAGGACGGGTCAAAGGAGTTTGGAGGCCTAGGGGAGTGGACAGGGGGTTCCCTTAAGCCCTCCCCAATTTACAACAACACTCCCTTTGCTGTGAACCCCTTTATTAAAGATCAAAACTGCAAAGATTCTGGTGTTAGGAACTCAACGGATCTTATTCTGTTTGATGCACTGGCATCTCCGTCATCTTGCTCAAACTATACCTCTAGTACAGTCATGACCAATGGGTTCAGCAGCTGCCACATTAACAGTACAACCCCCACAAGCCCAAATCAAGAGGTCTTACCTAACCTCCACAGGGATAATCCGTTTTTCAGGAGCAAACGTTCCCACAGTCTCTCAGAACTGTCCGTCCTGCAGGCACAGTCCAATCCAACCTTACCTTCTTCGGGATTTTTCACAGGCCTTAAGGCTCCTTCCCCGGAGCAGTTTCAGAGTCGGGAGGACTTCAGGACTGCTTGGTTGAACCACAGAAAGCTAGCCAGGTCGTGCCATGACCTTGACTCTCTGGGTCAGAGTCCAGGGTGGGGCCAGACGCAGCCGGTGGAGACCAACATTGTGTGCATGTTGGACTCTAACGGAGGCGTTGTTCAGCTCCCGGACACCCAAATCAGCATTCACATCCCTGAAGGCCACGTCAGCAATGGAGAACACCAGCAGATCTCCATGAAAGCCTTGCTAGACCCTCCTCTGGAGCTCAACACAGATCACTGCTCCTCAGTGAGCCCTGTGGTGGAGATCAAGTTGAGCAACATGGAGACAAAGTCCTTCCTCACGTTGGAGATGAAGGTATCGGTTACAGTCAAGAAGGAGAGTTGTCACACTGCGGATGTGCTTTGCGTTCGCAGTGACTGCAAAGAAGGGCCTTACACGCCCATCCCTAATGCTTACCTTTACAAGGATACAGTCCAGGTGCAGCTGGATAGTCTGGAGCCGTGCATGTATGTGGCTGTGGTTGTTCAGTCCCAATACATCAGCCACAACACAACTGTTTGGGATTATGTGCAAAGGAAAGTCACTTTGGGCGTCTACGGACCCAAGCACATTCACCCGTCGTTCAAGACAGTCGTGGCCATGTTTGGGCATGACTGCGCCCCTAATACCTTGCTGGTAAACGAGGTGGGTCACCTGGTGAATTCTAGTCCGCCAGTGGCCCTCCAGCTTTGGGGGAAGCATCAGTTCGTGCTGGGGTACCCTCAGGACCTCCTGTTGGGGCTGTACTCCAACATGTCTAACTACGAGGTGAAGTCCTGCGAGGGGACGGGGGTGATTCGGGGGTTTCAAGTTAAACTGGGGAAAGTGAGCAGGCTCCTTTACATGATCACATCGCATAACCcaaacagcatttcagattTTACACTCAGGGTCCAAGTTAAGGACGCACTTGACTGCATCCTCACGCAGTTCTGCGTCCAAACACCACCACCGCCACCCAAAACCGGAGCAAGGATATCAGGCCAGAGGAGGTTTCTAAAAAAGAGAGAGGTGGATAAGATCGTCTTGTCACCGCTGGCCGCCACTTCCAAATACCCAAAGTTTCAGGACCGGTGTATCACCAACCTGAAATTTGGCAAGTTGATCAAAACGGTAATCAGGCAGAACAAGAGCACATATCTGTTGGAGTACAAAAAGGGGGATGTTATTGCCTTGCTcagcgaggagaaaatcaaACTGCGAGGTCAGCTGCGGACTAAAGAGTGGTACAT
The Eleginops maclovinus isolate JMC-PN-2008 ecotype Puerto Natales chromosome 24, JC_Emac_rtc_rv5, whole genome shotgun sequence DNA segment above includes these coding regions:
- the sh3bp4a gene encoding SH3 domain-binding protein 4-A, with translation MAAHRIIRVTNNNHVLPRCKSEGTLIDISEGVTGASLNDVKVPSPSALRLDTSSSYGAAQEVVAIKDYCPSSFTTLKFSKGDRLYVLDTSGGEWWYAHNNTEMGYIPAAYVQPLNFRNSSLSDSGMIDSLGEGYEDGSKEFGGLGEWTGGSLKPSPIYNNTPFAVNPFIKDQNCKDSGVRNSTDLILFDALASPSSCSNYTSSTVMTNGFSSCHINSTTPTSPNQEVLPNLHRDNPFFRSKRSHSLSELSVLQAQSNPTLPSSGFFTGLKAPSPEQFQSREDFRTAWLNHRKLARSCHDLDSLGQSPGWGQTQPVETNIVCMLDSNGGVVQLPDTQISIHIPEGHVSNGEHQQISMKALLDPPLELNTDHCSSVSPVVEIKLSNMETKSFLTLEMKVSVTVKKESCHTADVLCVRSDCKEGPYTPIPNAYLYKDTVQVQLDSLEPCMYVAVVVQSQYISHNTTVWDYVQRKVTLGVYGPKHIHPSFKTVVAMFGHDCAPNTLLVNEVGHLVNSSPPVALQLWGKHQFVLGYPQDLLLGLYSNMSNYEVKSCEGTGVIRGFQVKLGKVSRLLYMITSHNPNSISDFTLRVQVKDALDCILTQFCVQTPPPPPKTGARISGQRRFLKKREVDKIVLSPLAATSKYPKFQDRCITNLKFGKLIKTVIRQNKSTYLLEYKKGDVIALLSEEKIKLRGQLRTKEWYIGYYQGKMGLVHAKNVLVLGKVKPIYWIGPDLTTTVLLEQILKPCKFLTYIYATVRTVLMENVGSWRAFADALGYGNLPLNYFCRTELDNEPEKVASVLEKLKEECTNMENKERKSFQRELMMALLKMDCQGLVAKLVLDFVLLTTAVEVASRWRELAEKLARVSRQQMDAYEAPHRDKNGLLDNESMWKPAYDFLLTWAAHVGDSYRDVIQELHLGLDRMRNPITKRWKHLTGTLILVNCLDSLRGAAFCPTGYGDFAV